A window of Thermosipho affectus contains these coding sequences:
- a CDS encoding amidohydrolase, with translation MVLLKNGSIYPITKKPFKGDILIEDGVIKEIGENLEVKGTEVIDVSGKYIFPGFIDAHSHIGVFEEGVGEFYYQDGNEYSDPLTPHARALDAFYPGDSAIKRALSGGVTTVMVVPGSANPIGGQGFILKFKSDIVDEMIVRQPAGLKMAFGENPKRVYGSKNKMPTTRLGVAAIIREYFSKVKDYMKKREEDPKTPIDFKLEVGVKVLKKEIPARCHAHRADDIVTAIRIAEEFNFDIVIEHATEGYKIAKFLKQKKIPVVLGPLFGFRTKLELTDLTYEAINIINEHGILAALMCDHPVIHLEHTNIQAATALRYGAKEEDLLKMLTINPAKILKIDNKVGSLEVGKDADIVVWNTHPFDFKAKAEMVFIEGKIVYKD, from the coding sequence ATGGTATTATTAAAAAATGGCTCAATTTATCCTATAACAAAGAAACCATTTAAAGGGGATATTCTAATTGAAGATGGAGTTATAAAAGAAATTGGCGAAAACCTTGAAGTAAAAGGCACAGAAGTTATTGATGTAAGTGGAAAATACATCTTCCCTGGGTTTATTGACGCACATTCTCATATTGGAGTATTTGAAGAAGGTGTTGGAGAATTTTATTATCAAGATGGTAATGAATATTCAGATCCTTTAACTCCTCATGCTAGAGCATTAGATGCTTTCTATCCAGGTGACAGTGCTATAAAGCGGGCTCTTTCAGGGGGCGTTACAACGGTAATGGTAGTCCCAGGAAGCGCAAATCCTATAGGGGGGCAGGGTTTTATATTAAAGTTCAAATCTGACATTGTAGATGAAATGATTGTAAGACAACCTGCGGGATTAAAGATGGCATTTGGCGAAAATCCAAAAAGAGTATACGGTTCAAAAAACAAAATGCCAACAACAAGACTAGGTGTTGCAGCAATTATTAGAGAATATTTTTCGAAAGTAAAAGATTATATGAAAAAAAGGGAGGAAGACCCAAAGACCCCAATAGATTTTAAATTGGAAGTGGGAGTAAAAGTATTAAAAAAAGAAATTCCAGCAAGATGTCATGCACACAGAGCAGATGACATTGTTACTGCAATACGTATAGCTGAAGAATTTAATTTTGACATTGTTATTGAACACGCAACAGAAGGATATAAAATTGCAAAATTTTTAAAGCAAAAGAAAATCCCAGTTGTACTTGGACCTTTATTTGGATTTAGAACAAAATTAGAACTCACAGATTTAACATATGAAGCCATAAATATTATCAATGAACATGGAATTCTTGCTGCTTTAATGTGTGACCATCCAGTAATACATTTAGAACACACCAATATTCAAGCAGCTACTGCATTAAGATACGGTGCCAAAGAAGAAGATCTTTTAAAAATGCTAACCATTAACCCTGCCAAAATATTAAAAATAGATAACAAGGTAGGTTCACTTGAAGTTGGAAAAGATGCAGATATTGTAGTTTGGAATACCCATCCTTTTGATTTCAAAGCAAAAGCAGAAATGGTCTTCATAGAAGGAAAAATAGTTTACAAAGATTAA
- a CDS encoding DNA-directed RNA polymerase subunit beta', which yields MGSTFKRKIAKVTVKVASPEVIRSWSSGEVKKPETINYRTFKPEKDGLFCEKIFGPTKDYECACGKYKGKKYEGTVCERCGVRVESKEARRKRMGHIDLSAPVVHVWYLKSSPSILSALLDIQAKELENVIYYGGKRIIEKILIVTDPKDTDFIKGSLLYQTEYEVYSQKLDFEVMPGVIIKSPTTPVISDISGEVKIRHEKTHTDREITWIDIRKISRAEHRVYTGMVLNVKNGDYVNQGDEIVSEMQVDPIYAPFDGTIEIDEISNTITVRPLTTSKDMPVTFSLPYGVKPLISNSSKVKKGDQLTNGTVLPAVIASVSGTISFGKELNIRPLENGKYEVLTSGNVYVENIVEEKHYPLFEGAFVYVKDGDEVSEGQTIADRFLFEDEYLTLEEYKIFEQHYPAMFTAESEVENDRPIVVITKIDDDVSVETNLKVGDIITDHQYSAYKTLYGEKIEAESGAAAIKKLLQNLDLEKLKAEIEAELKRLSKSSGKAKKLLKRLKIVKDLLKSETKPEWMVLEAIPVVPPDIRPMIQVEGGRFATTDLNDLYRRVINRNNRLKKLYEMNSPEIIVKNEKRMLQEAVDSLIYNGRMGKAVTDRNGRPLKSLTDLLKGKKGRFRRNLLGKRVDYSGRAVIVVGPHLKIHECGLPKKMAMELFKPFVLAELLNKDDETSKTARKMKKAIIEKEMPQAYEVLEEIIKGHPVLLNRAPTLHRMSLQAFEPKLIEGNAIQLHPLVCPPFNADFDGDQMAVHVPLSAAAQAEAKFLMLSRYNIISPAHGKPISMPGKDIVAGVYYLTMVDKNFDEIEKENIKWKFSSIDDAELAYEFGYINLHDPILVKVDNKVIKTTYGRLVFTNIVPKEFRDYNKTYGKGAIKDLVYKTFKKYGVDRTADLLDDIKDLGFHYATISGLTVSITDFYISPERKEIIENAKKKISEVEELFALGFLSDEEKYRETIKIWADATEKVQEATFKYIGKDPFNPVYIMVDSGARGNKDQLKQLAGMRGLMADPSGRTIEIPIISNFREGLSVLEFFISTHGARKGSADTALRTSSAGYLTRRLVDVAQSVVVTTTDCGTQNGIRATVLKSSDGLTVEKLENFLFGRVLAKDVFDPKTNNILTNPENGKQYTRNTMIDDDDAKFLGNYSVRIPVSREVVLNIENPELPENYCELIDDFIYEDIHYDAGTEVNWDIIRKARNAGITSLKVKEYPIVGKVSVETIVNQKDMKQLIVDEELIMPTTAKILEENNVKSVLVRPEIIVRSVLTCESEHGVCSKCYGMDLSNHKIIGVGESVGVVAAQSIGEPGTQLTMRTFHTGGIATTADITQGLPRAEELFEARKKLKEPEGVFSKVKGYVKDIVEDETGKKKIYLEDEAGDIHEYEIPTKVKVAVNKGQKVLPGQSLSTGAIRPRKILETLDVDATALYLLKEIKKVYVEQGVDIHDKHFEIIIKQMLDKVEVVDPGDTDYLPGDLLRLQTVKRINRELLEGNTHVETNRKRVIGKILHQHLIAEDENGQIVEIAPEGAEVTEEILEKAIKLGIKEIIVQNGEGEVINYQILPKEPIKYKRKLLRITKASLERVGWLSAASFQQTPQVLTEAAIEGSEDLLLGLKENVIVGQLIPAGTGLDMFANIQIEETPRMATKDKEKMA from the coding sequence ATGGGTTCAACTTTTAAGAGAAAAATCGCTAAAGTTACCGTTAAAGTTGCTTCACCAGAAGTTATAAGAAGTTGGTCAAGTGGTGAAGTTAAAAAGCCCGAAACTATAAACTATAGAACATTCAAACCGGAAAAAGATGGTTTATTTTGTGAAAAAATATTTGGTCCAACAAAAGATTACGAATGTGCATGTGGTAAATATAAAGGAAAAAAATACGAAGGTACCGTGTGTGAAAGATGTGGAGTAAGGGTCGAATCAAAAGAAGCAAGAAGAAAAAGAATGGGACATATTGATTTGTCTGCCCCAGTAGTTCATGTATGGTACTTAAAAAGTAGTCCAAGTATACTATCAGCGTTGCTTGATATTCAAGCGAAAGAACTTGAAAACGTCATATATTATGGTGGTAAAAGAATAATTGAAAAGATATTAATCGTTACTGATCCCAAAGATACAGATTTCATCAAAGGGTCGCTTCTCTACCAAACAGAGTATGAAGTTTACAGTCAAAAGTTAGATTTCGAGGTAATGCCTGGAGTTATCATTAAGTCCCCTACTACCCCAGTTATATCGGATATATCAGGTGAAGTAAAAATAAGACACGAAAAAACTCATACAGATAGAGAAATCACCTGGATTGATATAAGAAAAATTTCAAGAGCAGAGCACAGAGTGTATACTGGAATGGTTTTAAATGTGAAAAACGGTGATTACGTAAATCAAGGTGATGAAATTGTTTCTGAAATGCAAGTTGACCCAATATATGCCCCTTTTGATGGGACAATTGAGATAGATGAAATTTCAAATACTATAACTGTTAGACCTCTTACTACAAGTAAAGATATGCCTGTTACCTTTTCTTTGCCATATGGCGTAAAACCCTTAATTTCAAACAGTAGTAAAGTAAAAAAAGGAGACCAATTAACAAATGGAACAGTTTTGCCTGCTGTTATTGCATCTGTAAGTGGGACAATAAGCTTTGGAAAAGAACTTAACATTAGGCCTCTTGAAAATGGGAAATATGAAGTATTAACAAGCGGAAATGTATATGTTGAAAATATTGTAGAAGAAAAACATTATCCTTTGTTTGAAGGTGCCTTTGTTTACGTAAAAGATGGTGATGAAGTTTCAGAAGGTCAAACAATCGCAGATAGGTTTTTATTTGAAGATGAATATCTAACACTTGAAGAATATAAAATATTTGAACAACATTATCCTGCTATGTTTACCGCAGAATCAGAAGTGGAAAATGATAGACCCATAGTCGTAATTACAAAAATAGATGATGATGTTTCGGTTGAAACTAATTTAAAAGTCGGAGATATAATAACGGATCACCAATACAGCGCATATAAAACGCTTTATGGAGAAAAGATAGAAGCCGAATCTGGAGCAGCTGCAATAAAGAAACTTCTCCAAAATTTAGATCTTGAAAAATTAAAAGCGGAAATAGAAGCAGAATTAAAGAGGCTTTCTAAAAGTAGCGGTAAAGCCAAAAAACTTCTAAAGAGATTAAAAATAGTAAAAGATTTATTAAAAAGCGAAACAAAACCTGAATGGATGGTTTTGGAAGCAATTCCTGTGGTACCACCTGATATTAGACCTATGATACAAGTTGAAGGTGGGAGATTTGCTACTACTGATTTAAATGACCTTTACAGAAGAGTTATTAACAGAAACAACAGGTTAAAAAAATTATACGAAATGAATTCACCGGAAATCATAGTCAAAAATGAAAAAAGAATGCTCCAAGAAGCTGTAGATAGTCTTATATACAACGGTAGAATGGGTAAAGCAGTTACAGATAGAAACGGAAGACCTCTAAAATCACTTACTGACCTTTTAAAAGGTAAAAAAGGAAGATTTAGAAGAAACCTTCTAGGTAAACGTGTAGATTATTCTGGACGTGCCGTTATCGTTGTAGGTCCACACCTAAAAATTCACGAATGTGGTCTTCCAAAGAAAATGGCTATGGAACTTTTCAAACCATTTGTCTTGGCAGAACTTTTAAACAAAGATGATGAAACAAGCAAAACAGCAAGAAAAATGAAAAAGGCAATAATTGAAAAAGAAATGCCTCAAGCATATGAAGTACTAGAAGAAATAATCAAAGGGCATCCGGTACTTCTCAACAGGGCACCTACATTACACAGAATGTCATTACAAGCATTTGAACCTAAACTAATCGAAGGTAACGCAATCCAGTTGCATCCTCTTGTTTGTCCGCCATTCAATGCAGACTTTGACGGCGACCAGATGGCAGTTCATGTACCTCTATCCGCTGCTGCACAAGCTGAAGCAAAATTCTTGATGCTCTCAAGGTACAATATAATTTCCCCGGCACACGGCAAACCTATCTCCATGCCTGGAAAAGATATTGTAGCAGGTGTCTATTATTTAACAATGGTTGACAAAAATTTTGATGAAATTGAAAAGGAAAATATAAAATGGAAATTCTCTTCTATAGATGATGCAGAACTTGCATATGAATTTGGTTATATCAATCTCCACGATCCTATACTTGTTAAAGTTGATAATAAAGTTATTAAAACCACATATGGAAGGCTTGTATTTACAAATATTGTTCCAAAGGAATTTAGAGATTATAACAAAACATATGGAAAAGGTGCTATTAAAGATTTGGTTTATAAAACATTCAAAAAATATGGAGTTGATAGAACAGCAGACCTATTAGATGATATAAAAGATTTAGGATTTCACTATGCAACAATTTCTGGACTTACGGTAAGTATAACTGATTTTTACATTTCACCTGAAAGAAAAGAAATAATTGAAAATGCTAAAAAGAAAATCTCTGAAGTTGAAGAACTATTTGCTCTAGGATTCCTATCAGATGAAGAAAAATATAGAGAAACAATAAAAATATGGGCAGATGCGACAGAAAAAGTCCAAGAAGCTACATTCAAATATATAGGAAAGGATCCATTTAACCCAGTATACATAATGGTAGATTCAGGTGCAAGAGGTAACAAGGACCAACTCAAACAACTTGCAGGTATGCGCGGTCTTATGGCTGATCCATCTGGAAGAACTATTGAGATTCCAATTATCTCAAACTTTAGAGAAGGCCTTTCTGTGCTAGAATTCTTTATCAGTACCCATGGTGCTAGAAAAGGCTCAGCTGATACAGCACTAAGGACAAGTTCTGCAGGATACCTTACACGAAGACTTGTCGATGTTGCTCAATCAGTTGTTGTAACTACTACAGATTGTGGTACACAAAATGGTATAAGAGCAACTGTTCTAAAAAGCAGTGATGGATTAACAGTTGAAAAGCTAGAAAACTTCCTATTTGGAAGAGTTCTTGCAAAAGATGTATTTGATCCAAAGACAAATAACATACTTACAAATCCTGAAAATGGTAAACAGTACACAAGAAATACTATGATAGACGATGATGATGCAAAATTCTTAGGAAACTACTCGGTAAGAATTCCTGTATCAAGAGAAGTAGTACTTAATATTGAAAATCCAGAACTTCCTGAAAACTACTGTGAACTAATAGATGATTTCATATATGAAGACATACATTACGATGCCGGAACAGAAGTAAACTGGGATATCATAAGAAAAGCAAGAAATGCTGGCATAACAAGTTTAAAAGTTAAAGAGTATCCAATTGTTGGAAAAGTTTCAGTTGAAACAATTGTAAATCAAAAAGACATGAAACAATTAATAGTTGATGAAGAATTAATAATGCCAACAACCGCAAAAATATTAGAAGAAAACAACGTGAAATCCGTATTGGTAAGACCTGAAATAATTGTAAGATCTGTATTAACCTGTGAATCAGAACATGGCGTATGTTCAAAATGTTACGGTATGGACCTTTCAAATCACAAAATAATAGGAGTTGGTGAATCAGTAGGTGTAGTAGCTGCACAATCAATAGGAGAGCCAGGCACACAGCTTACAATGAGAACATTCCACACAGGTGGTATTGCCACTACTGCAGACATTACACAAGGTCTTCCGAGAGCAGAAGAACTATTCGAAGCTAGGAAGAAACTAAAAGAACCAGAAGGTGTATTCTCAAAAGTAAAAGGTTATGTAAAAGATATCGTTGAAGACGAAACTGGTAAGAAAAAAATCTATCTTGAAGATGAAGCGGGAGATATCCACGAATACGAAATTCCAACAAAGGTAAAAGTAGCAGTAAACAAAGGTCAAAAAGTACTTCCAGGACAATCTTTATCTACAGGCGCAATTAGACCTAGGAAGATACTTGAAACACTTGACGTTGATGCAACAGCTCTTTACTTGCTAAAAGAGATTAAAAAGGTCTACGTCGAACAAGGTGTGGATATTCACGATAAACATTTTGAGATTATAATAAAACAAATGCTCGACAAAGTTGAGGTTGTTGATCCAGGTGATACAGATTACTTACCTGGGGATCTTTTAAGACTTCAAACTGTAAAAAGAATAAATAGAGAATTACTCGAAGGAAATACACATGTGGAAACAAACAGAAAACGGGTAATAGGAAAGATATTACATCAACACCTAATAGCTGAAGATGAGAATGGTCAGATAGTTGAAATTGCTCCAGAAGGAGCAGAAGTCACCGAGGAAATACTTGAAAAAGCTATAAAGTTGGGAATAAAAGAAATCATTGTTCAAAACGGCGAAGGCGAAGTAATAAATTATCAAATATTACCAAAAGAACCTATAAAATACAAGAGAAAATTACTTAGAATAACAAAAGCATCACTTGAAAGAGTTGGATGGTTAAGTGCAGCAAGTTTCCAACAAACACCTCAAGTCTTAACTGAAGCAGCTATTGAAGGTTCAGAAGATCTATTACTAGGTCTAAAAGAAAACGTAATTGTAGGACAACTAATACCTGCAGGAACTGGGTTGGACATGTTCGCAAATATACAAATTGAAGAAACACCTCGAATGGCTACTAAAGATAAAGAAAAAATGGCGTAA